The DNA window atatTCTGTATAATGTGGAGACAAAATACTAATTAGGATAGTCGAATGGAGAGGATACATTAGATACATATAAttgaagagaaggaaaatataCCGATTCCAGGTAACTGATGATCATTTACAATTTCAAAGTTCTTGTATGTATAGCCAACAAAGTTAATATCTTTAGATGAAAGCATCTGCAgaaaagacagaaaaaaaaacatttaatcaaCATCTAGACTCCAGAAACATTATTTATCAccaattaattaaacttttaacttGCAGGCTATATAAAGCAAATAGCTTTTGTGTTGGTGCTACAACGCTCCAATTAAATTCACAGGCCAATCTAGCACCAAAGAAAATCTTAAGCCAAACTTGAATTGTTATAAAGCAAATAGCTTTTGTGTTGATGCTAGCAATGCTCCAATTTAATTCATAGGTCAATCTAGCACAAAAAAATTCTCAAGGGGTAAAAATAAGTAACATTTTCATGCATGAGTGTCCACTTCCCTCAGAGAAAGGAATACTGTAAATATGTGAATATGGAAAAGTGGAAAGTTCCCCACGATCCCAAATTTCTGCTTTTCTGAATGGTTTTCCTGTTTTCTGAGACCGCAGACATGTGTATCCCTAACTCCCTGATTATCTTATTTAGATTCTAGTTAGTTCCCATCTTGACCACTCCGaagaacataaatatataaattaataaaggaAACTAAAAGAGAAACTCTGCAGATGGTGGTTTTAATTCCGATAAACTGTTGCTGGGAAAGAATCATCTATGCTTCTGGCTTGTGGAATTGGAGTTTCACAAGGTCTTATCATTAGTTGATGCTCATTTGTTTTGATGTAAATCAGTTGATAGCATTACAGGAGATATTAATGGTATATTGATTGGGATTGGCCTTCCTACGGAATTTGTCTTGGAAATGAAAtattcattcataaaaaaaaatgaaatagaatgAACAGAAAAATGCACATTCTCTGGTGGAATACTAATCAAAATACCCCAAAAGTAACTCAACATAAACAACAGAATTCGTATGCACCAACCTTTCTCCATGGACCAGATTTTGCTGAAGTTTGAATTTGGTCATCAGCCTAAAAGAATAACACGAATGATAGAAAAGTTACCAAGACAAAAGTATCTAACACAAGTGATTAAGATTTTTAGACCAATCAATCTACCTCTTCAAACTTCTCAAAATTTTGAGTATCCAACTCATCATTGACCTCAGGAATAAATGCAGCTTTCATTTGATATAATGTGTCCCACTCAATACCTTCAAACCATGGGTGAGCCTGAAAATAACACAGTAAAcaagttaattttatcaatCTCGATTTTATCTGGAGCGTAGCTAATAgagaaagaaaccaaaaaaatttagaacaGAACACCACAACACCTTTATTTCATCCACGCCTTTTGTTCCAAGCCTCTGGTCAACATTACATAAGAGTTTGCTAATAAGGTCTTTCGCCTCGGGAGATAACTTTGCTTCTTCTGGAAACTTTAAATGATTTCTCCAATATACTATCTGCAGAAAATGAAAACAGTGGAACTACTAAGGGGTGATGATATTGGAGACAAGGAATGGGATGAAATGCTCCAGAGGTTAACactgaaaaaggaaaagaacttAGAAGCCAGTGCTGACAATTAAAGGTTTATTAACATTTGGGCAAAGTTTGAGAAGTTACCAGCTACAAAATCACAATTGAACTGAATAGCATGGTTTTGAGTAGGTAAAGAGATCAGAAAAAATAACGAGTTAACATGTTGGCAAGGCTCATTTCAACATGCATTAATCACAATCAAGAAAAGCACAATTTTCTCTTGACAAATAAGTACACAATCACAAGATTACCTTCCTACAAGTTGACATGGGATCGTCTGAGTAAAATGGCGGGTACCCCACAAGCATTTCATACATAATAGCACCAATGGACCACCTGGATGTAAGAAACTAAGTCACACCTGAATGGGtctcagaaaagaaaaatactaagGGCCATTTTCAGTATACCAACCAATCACATTCCATTCCATATCCTTTCTTCAACAAGACCTCTGGGGCAATGTAGTCAGGAGTTCCAACAGTGGAATAAGCCTGCAACATTATAATATTGAAGGTTTAAACAATAGAAATCCCAGTGGAATTACCACGGATACTACAGATACCTCAGTGGGAAGAGAAGTTTGACAGGAAAATGATAggttaaaataactattaaaaacagattttttgtagtgaaaataattactaaaaacAGAAAGAAGGTTGATAATTGTGAAGGAGATGAAAACATCCTCCtgagaaacaaaagaaaccaagaagaaagaggctaaaataacatagttttccAGTCTCTCTACATATCCACTAAGAAAACCCAATTAAACCCATCCAAAGAACAGTAACATGAAGAAGCTGGAAAGAGTATTTTATAATTCTAGATAAAATGCTTACTGCCTGTAAATTATAAGCGAAATAATGAAACCAAGAATTCAGCATAAAGCAGCAGCCATGGCATCAACAGCAATAATGCCTTGATTAACAATGTTAATCCTACGGAATGAAATGTCATTCCGCTACATGACAGTGGGGAACTTACAAGCATCCTCCTGTTCCTCTGCCAGTGTTGCAATTGCTCCTGTTGTGTACGTTTTGGTGCTGCAGCGCATCCATTACTTTGAAGAGCTCCACTAAGATTGTTTGCCACAGAAAAATCCTTTTCTTGGAGATTACTGCAGTCTAATGGTTTACATAGTCCaaaatctgataatttcatGTGACCATTTCTATCAAGTAGCAAGTTGTCAGGCTTAATATCTCTGCAACATGAAAACACAGAAAAGATAAGTTCACTATTACAATATCAGAAGTACATGATAAAGAAAGCACATCGACAGTTCAAGACAAATATTGATTTACCTATGaatataattatgtttatgGATAGACTCAATAGCCAGGACAGTTTCCCCAACATAAAACCTGGCCTCATCTTCAGTTAGTGTGTCCTTGCGCATCAATAAAGTCATCATATCTCCACCAGGTAGATACTCCATGATTAGATACAGATACTCTTCATCTTGGAAAGAACAATACAGTTTGACAATGCAATTGCTATCAACCTCCGCAAGTAGATTCCTTTCTGCTTTCACATGTTCAACCTGAACATTTTAGATCCAGACTGGAAATGAGCATAATGAAGAAGAACTCCGATAAAATTGTTAGGAAGGCTTAACAAGACCACATACCTGTCCTCGGCGAAGCATCTCTGATTTCTTAAGCTTTTTCATAGCATACACATGACCTGTTGACTTTTCCCTACAGATTCTAACCTGCAATCTCAAAAGGAGaagttcaaaaaacaaatcactcaATAATTGATGAATTGGTTAAAAGAGCATCACCGCTATAAAcacccaaaaataaatttcaagaaagaGATCCTGGCTATCAAATAGAGATGCGACGTATAAATGCAGAAACAGTTTAGTAAGAATGTCTGTGTTTCTTCTTTCTATATACTAGAATGTAGTAGGAAGAAAATAGCAACAAGGTCTGTCAAGCTGGAATAGAATATGAAAAGGACATACTTACCTCCCCAAATGCACCCTTGCCTATCATTGTCAATGGCTCAAAATCATCAGCACCCATTTTATGCCTTTGAAGGCGCATGTATTCAGTTTCCTTCTTCTCTAAATACTTCAGTAAGTTATCTTGTTCTTCCTCAGAGACCTCAGCATCAGCTAACTTCTTCTCCAGTACATTACGTCTGCAAGAAATCATAAGCGCCAAAATACCATCACCATCAACTTACTAAGAGTGAAAAGATCTCATGAGTGAGATGGTCTTtcagaaaaaaatgatgagttTTATTCATTCGATGACCACTCTGAAAAGAAACGGAAAAATTTCCATGCACCCTTTGAGCTGAAAGAATCAATCATAGTGTTAGCATCTAATGGTCAGTAAGAATGCAATGCTCATGAACTCATACAATACACATGCAGAAATAAGAATCAATCATAGTTTTAGCATCCATATTGATTTCTAAGAGGGCACCAGAAAGCCATCAGATTTGTTATGTATACTTTCACCCCATTCAGATTCTACCCTATCCCCATGCATATTCTTCTGTTATTTTACTTCCATAAACACCATAAAATCTGTAGTAAAAGGAATTATACACAAATAAATTGCTTTGCTTTTAAAGATCCATATTTTACAATAAAGCAATAGACACAGTGTTAAGACATCCCAAAACCACccaaaatagattttgaaacaGAAAATAGGAGTGAATGTTATAGGGTACGATGTCCATCTTCTAAACTTCAATTTGAGAATGAATCATCATTAAATGCTGCTTTCCTTAATAGGGAAACTGTTTAGGAATAAGGATAAAGCCAAACAAGCGTTACTGGTGAATAAAAGTATTACTATAGGATTTTATAGCAACAGGTAAAATGACTGCACCCTAACCACATCAGATAAGTAGATTACCCACCTTCATTGATAAGGTCAGACATTGGAGACTTTGAAGTCAATCTGACTATGTGGGCCAAAGAATAATTCCTAAGGCTGGGCCTTAGCTAGGGTTAGTACTCTTCTAGATAAATTGGGCCTGTCATCACATATGACGCCACACTAGTCTACCTCCAAAAACTTGATAAACCAGTACAAAGACTCGCCAAACTATCCATGTCAAATTCATAATCtcgttttctttatttctttattttttataaaacaagaagacgagAGTATCCAACCAttgtttttcataattaaattagaaGCTGCCAGAACAATGCATTTGCTATTATCTAGAagttatatacaaaataaacccTTAAGTGgcaccaaagaaaaagaaagggtaATGTACTATActaggaaaaattaaaatagaaaccAGAGGATCCTTAGAGGCCAATTCAAACGGATAAGCCAAAAGATGAAGTATGAATATTAACAGGAAAGTAATTTTACTTGAACATCATTGCTATAAAAAGATGCATTAAATCATACCGCTCCTTCCTCTCTTGCAGGTCCTTCATTTGCTTCTTATAATGGTTCTCAATATACTGCTTTGCAGCAGCAACCTTCTGCCTTGTTACATTTGATGGTGCTTCTTCACTGTTTGGGGCTTTTGATCCCTCCTTCTCATTGCCTGCAGTGTCTTTCTTTTTTGCAGACTTCAGCTTACCCCTTGACTTTAACCTATTGAAACAACACCCTGTAGACTCCATATGTTTCACTTGacaattatttcaaattttgtGGGAGACAGAGCCCTCTTGTCACAGGCTCACAGCCCTGCACTCTTAAATATATGCATTTGATTTCATAAGTTACTGAAGATGCACCCTTTGGCTTAGGAATTCATTTGACAGATGAAGCAGATTCTTATGCTCCACACATTACCAGGAATTCAAGAATTTCCTCTGTATCAAAAAGACACAAACAACTTGAATTAGCTTGTGGCATAATCATCATTGCATTCTCTGCAGACATGTGTCCAAGCAATTGCAAGAAATCAGAACTACAAACATATAAACCAGCATACATTTAACAACTTTAGACAACACAATATCATATCTCCCAAGAATCATAATCTCAAAAACATAAGATGCCTGCCTCAATAATGAAATTTCTGCAtcgcttcttttgtttttcaaaatcagTACAGTATGTTCCTCGATTTCATTAACAAACCACCCCCAGAGTTCTAAACCTTAAACATCAAAGCACGAAACTATAGAGCACAAATGTTGCCTCCCTCAACAACTTTGACTTCTTGACAAGACTCATCTCGAGCACTTAATTACAAGCCAATTCTCAAATTAGCAATCTATCTACATCTCCTAACACTAACAATTATTCGATCAGTCTAATTCATAAATACCAATCAACTTGAGTTCCCTcactaattcaaaatatttatagcCAGACTCTTCCTAAAATTTTCTCACcaacaaaacagaaaatcataattaaaaagcaGACATTGTATTTTACTaattcagaaaataaaaataaaaataaacaaacaactGTGACTAGACCTAATACTAAATTTACCAATTCTTCCTACATTCTTCCACAAAACAACAAACTCAAGATCCTAAAAATCCTAATCACGcaagccccccccccccaacattTTCCGTAAACAAACAGAAATTCAGAACTAAAAAAATCGAAACCAGACAAATCctaaagaggttttttttttaaatcaataaagcaataaaatccaaaatctcAGAAAAGAATCACTGATGTTTCCTACATTTTCTCACTAACCACACATAAATCCAAGTCCTCAAACTCGTAACAGGAAAATTAacttcttaacaaaaaaaaaaactaaattccgattaaaaaaacaagatggaAACAAATTAGAGAAAGAGTAAGTACCGTAAGGTAAGGATTGAAGAGGTAAGactaaagaaagagaagaagccGAGATGTCGGAGAAGAAGAgagtgaagaagaaaagagcaCTTTGTCTTCATGATTTTGATGACCCGTTCTGTTTGTGTTGAAACTTTAAGCgcgcgctctctctctctctctcgattttcttccttttcttttccttcgcTTTTCTATTTCTATCATACTATCAATGCatcaattctttctttcttttcttttttcgtttttcttttttttcccccgtGTTCTCAACGTTCCATTCTTTCCACGTATTAGTTACGAGCTGTTTTCTACTTCCAAGAAAtttaccccttttttttctttgcattttcttttcttcttcacatTTTATTCATGGTTATGAAATTTTGTTTCTACGCCAGAGATGTTGTTTTtaagaactttaatttttttaaaaaataatttttttatatatttttagattgcaAGAAAGTGATAatgttgaaaatgaattttttaaaaattatattttattttgatgtattttcaaacaaaaaataactattatcacaatattaaaaatattttatatgtgggTCGAACGAACGCAAGACCTGAAACACAAACAAGTTAAATTTATCTAAATTGATTTGgattaataaaaagtttaaacagtattaaaatgatattattttaaaataaataaacaaataataat is part of the Populus alba chromosome 10, ASM523922v2, whole genome shotgun sequence genome and encodes:
- the LOC118048854 gene encoding uncharacterized protein, whose product is MESTGCCFNRLKSRGKLKSAKKKDTAGNEKEGSKAPNSEEAPSNVTRQKVAAAKQYIENHYKKQMKDLQERKERRNVLEKKLADAEVSEEEQDNLLKYLEKKETEYMRLQRHKMGADDFEPLTMIGKGAFGEVRICREKSTGHVYAMKKLKKSEMLRRGQVEHVKAERNLLAEVDSNCIVKLYCSFQDEEYLYLIMEYLPGGDMMTLLMRKDTLTEDEARFYVGETVLAIESIHKHNYIHRDIKPDNLLLDRNGHMKLSDFGLCKPLDCSNLQEKDFSVANNLSGALQSNGCAAAPKRTQQEQLQHWQRNRRMLAYSTVGTPDYIAPEVLLKKGYGMECDWWSIGAIMYEMLVGYPPFYSDDPMSTCRKIVYWRNHLKFPEEAKLSPEAKDLISKLLCNVDQRLGTKGVDEIKAHPWFEGIEWDTLYQMKAAFIPEVNDELDTQNFEKFEEADDQIQTSAKSGPWRKMLSSKDINFVGYTYKNFEIVNDHQLPGIAELKKRSTKSKRPSIKSLFEDESAEAPNQPVKGSFLSLLPPKPDASEQSCESK